The following nucleotide sequence is from Trichormus variabilis 0441.
TATAGTGACCAGGTTTAATTGTGCCACCGTAAACGAATATTGCAGGGATATTCATCCGCGCGATCGCTAGCATTGCTCCTGGCATATTTTTATCACAACCGCCAATGGCTAGTACACCATCCATACTTTGTCCAGTACAGGCGGTTTCAATGGAATCAGCAATGACTTCCCGCGACACTAGGGAATATTTCATCCCTTCAGTTCCCATCGAAATGCCGTCGCTGATGGTAATTGTGCCAAACATTTGTGGCATTGCTCCGGCAGACTTTATGCCAACTTCTGCTCTGAGCGCCAGTTGATTTATCCCCATATTGCAGGGCGTGATAGTGCTGTAACCATTGGCTATACCCACAATGGCTTTATTAAAATCTTCATCTTTAAAACCAACTGCACGCAGCATAGCTCGATTAGGCGATCGCTGCACCCCTTGGGTCACAATTTGGCTTCTTAAATTCTCCGACATCGTTACATCATCCTCTGACTTGCTGTGATTTGAATCATAAAATAAACTTTTAGCTTATGATATGCTTCAAAAAGCATTAACCATTTTATACTTCAAAAATCAGTTTCAAAGTAGAAAAACAACTTCTTTGGCGTAATATCCCATATTCCGCAGGTACGCTTGTAAATACGGGTAGATATAGCGTAGGCTGATACTAGTGACAAACTAAACGGTTTAGTTTCAAATCCAGGGAAAATTAAAAATTGTTAACAGGTTGATCCCAAAAGATGTTAACAAGTTTATATTTTAGCGAGTGTAAGCTGTTAACAAGTTTATGACTGACCCAATAGCCAAAGGTGGGCGAGGCCACAAAGCCCCCTACGAAACTACCCACGTCAGGATTGCTCTTGGGATCAAACCTGTTGTAGAAAGGCTTAGTGCCGTTTACCGTCAAAAATTTTTTGGCAATACAAACCCAGACAGCAATGGAGCAACTGAACTAATAGAACGAGTGGAAGCTGCGTTATCACCAGTTGTACCGACCGTTGAGAATTATCAACAAGTTTGCGTTCGCTACTTGGCATCGTTGCAGCTAGAGGAGCAAGCACCTGAATACAAAAAAGCAAAACAGCATATTGAGGCATTTATTCAAGAGTTAAAAATGGCGAGATTGCCACTGACTCCATCTTTGGAGAAGATGAATGTTGAAGCATTGCAACTATTGCGTCAAGAATTTAAAAATAATTGGTTGAGTTTCTTTGAAGCAATCTCAATCGAACCTGGGTATTTTCAGACCTTTGAAGAATTATTACAAGCTTTAGAACGAGAAATGGCTGTACCGTATGGGGATTTAGAATCTTATGAAAAAGATTTTCTTCGTGGTTGGGATGAGGTTTATAGCAAAGCGTGTGCTGAGGCTGACCGACGAAAACACGGGGCAAGTTCTAACTTCAACTGGTTTGAGCAGTAGTAGGTGTTCAACAAAAGGGACAAACATGGTAAATCTAGAACTTAATGATGAACAATTAAACATAATTTCAAAAGCTTGCGAACTTCTATCTCGAATTTACATGGGACAACTTGAAGAAGTAGCTTTGTTATTTTCTGAGTTGCCAGATGAGCAATATCAAGAATTAGTTGATACCTTAAAATCACTCAAGTCTATTATCAAAGTTACATCAAAACAATCAAACTCTGGAATCAGAGATGAAAATATCCCAGAAGTAGCTCGTCACGCTTACGATATTCATCAAGTAATCCGCTATTATTTAGCTCGGAAACACTTTCCCCAAGGTGGTGCTGCTGTTCATTTTGATTCGCCTAATGCTTACGGAAGTCTGTCTCTACCAACAATTAGTGAATAATTTTTTCAAATCAAATTGGTATTAATTTTTGACTGAGTTTAGTTGTTTTATTCAATAAAATATTGCTAAATATGAAAGATTTTTTAATAAACTTTAGTAAGTAACATTTTAACTCTACTTTCCTTTTTAGACGTAATCTTCAAATTGGAAAATACCGTTGTAAAATAGGATATAAAGAAGCAGCGATTGCCTCGAACTTATCACCATCTGGATAGGGACGAGAAATTTGTTCACCGTCTTCGTTCAACCATTCTTGCCGTATTGGATTATACTCAAGTGATAGAATAGCATTTCTCCACCAGCCCGATAATGCTAGATGTTCACTCCCCCAAAATAGCCGAAAATCAACCTTATTATTTCGATAAAATTCACTAATAGGATTAGCATAAGGACGGTTTTTTGGATCAAAAGTTTCGGTAAAATAGCCTTGAAAATTAACTATTAAAAGTCCTTTTTCAATTTCTGCTGTCAATTTAAAGCGAGAGTGTAGATAATGAGTAGATAAGATTTTGGCGGCTGCTAATTCAAATTCTATAGGTAAAGTAGATAAACTCATTAATTAATAATTCCCTTGAAGATTAATGCGAAGATTATTGAAAAACTAATGCCTTGAATAAAAACTGTTTACTACTAAGTTTTTTGATGTTCACTCAAGTCCTACAGTATCTCGTTTTGGTTTGCGTTGCCCAACACGTCGGGAAGACTTTTGAGGGGTTTTAGGCATTTCCTGTTGAGTTGCTTTTTCATCTAGTGTCTTCTCTTCTAATGTGGGAGTGCCGATAATATTTGTCTTTAGTGGTGCTTCACTAATTGAAGAATCAGCAAGTTTTGTTTTCTTACGAGTTTGTTTTTTCTTTGGTGCTGGCTCTATAGACGTTTCATCTGGTGTTGTAAAAGTCGCTTCATCATCGCTATTCCTGACAGGCTTTTTACGAGTTCGTTTCGCTCTTGACGTTGGTTTGTCAGATTTTGGGGGCGATGCAACTACATCATTATCCCCCTTAGATAAATCCACAGCAGCTTTTGGTACAGAGGTCGAACCCATACCTATCTGTAGCAAATGCCACAAATGTTCACGGCGACTTTCCATGTAAGAGAGTTTTTGTTCACCCTCAGTGGTATCCAAAGCCATACGTTCACATTGGGCTAGTGTGAGCGTATGTTCATGCAGTCGTTCTAAACTCAGAGTATCGTGACCATCATGCAACGCTGCTGCCACAGCCCGGATAAGCCAGTCCTTGAGTACCCCAACACAACCAATGGAACGCTCATAAAAGTAAAGCCAATGCTGCATCAACTCCTTGACATCAACATTCATAGGTACTTGCATTAGGAGTGCCAATAATGCGGCTTGAAAATCCTGACGGTCTTGTTCATTCTGATACAAATAACGTGGAAAATGGATATCCAGTCCCCGCCGGGATGCTTGACCACTTAAATTGCGGAAATTGAGCAGTTCGTAAGTCCCAATCAGAATGTGTAGCACTCCCGTAACATTGGTCATGGACTTAATCCAGTCCAACTGGTCTAAAAGCTTACCAGCACTTGCGCCAGTCCCAATCTTCATTAAGTGCTGTGCTTCATCCAAAATCACCGCCCGCACTCCACGTTTGGTCATCGCTTCTTCTAATGCGTGACGCAGTTCAGGCGAATCATTAAACTGGGCTGTTTTAGTCCGCCCACGCCCTTTCTTCTCCCAAGTTTGTTCCGCGTCAATATCTATCAGCATCCGCCGCTCATAGAATGGTTCTCCCAAAAGTTTCAGTGCAGTGCGGTAATAATCTGCCCGATTAAATACTCCACCATCCGGTGGTCGTGTTTCTAACAGCAATAACGGCATTGGGGGCCCAGAGCCGTTACGATAGCTTAAGGAATTGGATATACCCGGTAACTGTTCGGCTACATTTTCATTTAACCGTTTAGCAATCTGCCGAATCATCGTTGTCTTGCCCACACCGCTTGGCCCATAAACCAACACATGAGCAAATCCGGCGGGTTCTCGAATCGCACGCATCAACAACATATCTACCCGTGCTAACTGGGGATGTAAAACTGCATACTCCTTAAACTGAGTAAGTTTCGACTGTATTTCGCC
It contains:
- a CDS encoding ATP-binding protein; the protein is MDKFLTDNLNGEIQSKLTQFKEYAVLHPQLARVDMLLMRAIREPAGFAHVLVYGPSGVGKTTMIRQIAKRLNENVAEQLPGISNSLSYRNGSGPPMPLLLLETRPPDGGVFNRADYYRTALKLLGEPFYERRMLIDIDAEQTWEKKGRGRTKTAQFNDSPELRHALEEAMTKRGVRAVILDEAQHLMKIGTGASAGKLLDQLDWIKSMTNVTGVLHILIGTYELLNFRNLSGQASRRGLDIHFPRYLYQNEQDRQDFQAALLALLMQVPMNVDVKELMQHWLYFYERSIGCVGVLKDWLIRAVAAALHDGHDTLSLERLHEHTLTLAQCERMALDTTEGEQKLSYMESRREHLWHLLQIGMGSTSVPKAAVDLSKGDNDVVASPPKSDKPTSRAKRTRKKPVRNSDDEATFTTPDETSIEPAPKKKQTRKKTKLADSSISEAPLKTNIIGTPTLEEKTLDEKATQQEMPKTPQKSSRRVGQRKPKRDTVGLE